The stretch of DNA TTCACTCTCATCTGATTCCTCACTTGTGCCTGGAATATATTCATCTCCACTGTCCTCTGAGGTGGAGTAAAGAAGCTCTCCATTACCGTCAATTTCATTTCCcacctagaaaaaaaaaacttataaagGAAAGAAGGCAGACGACCAATGAAAAGACTCAACACAATTCCcaatactagagctgggaatctttgggcacctaacgattcgattacgattcagaggctcagattcgattataaaacgattattgatgcaccccactcttttttttttaaattacttttgtacattagttccaaaattgttcaaaaatcctctcaggctaaaccaaactactgtttcaatatcaagttaacatatagcagtaaacaaatatacaaaaataacagtaaattaaaaaactccagtccccattctatatcagcagctttaaactactttcaattaatttaatgttgtgaatcaaccgttaaagttgttaaaattgctcctgttattccataatttctcttttgtctactttcaacatgtaaaagttttaaaactattttaaagatagattcaagtcaatattttaccgatttaggagtattttagataaaaagttaattaggttcgcttggaaggttcgcaacaacagccttgcagggaagtgtactgctttaagatggcggccgttactaacgcccgcatctagttttttttttagatgtgctggtaacgataccgaagctataatgcatctagtcctatataaatgatatctaccgtaacataatgtggcttgtagcagcttttcggcagcagtcaggtatgttgttgtttttttttttatctcgtagcatgagttgagctagagccgtgagttgagcattggcgttacccgaggggccgggtaatgagaagcaggttgtttagctactctcgctccgtccctaattgcgtaccgaagaccgcgcggcgcgctgagtgtgtcgtacttctgctttacttggcatatttcaataatcggaatttggatgtttgtgaatcgttctcgaatcttccacggccgaatcgcgaataatctaagaatcggaaattttgcacacttcTACCTAATACATACCTGATAACGGCTAAGTGTGCTGTTGACCTGCATACATTTAGTTCTCCTGAGCTTTGGGATAGTACTTTGGTAAAGATTTATGGATAGCTCCTGGGATTCATCAGAATCAGTGTAGTTAACCAAACCCATATtgtgcaggttttttttgtccATGGGAAAAGAATGGTTTGAATCCAATTTCTAAAGAACAAAGAAACCATGAATTGCTGAATACTGTCACAGAGGAAAGAGGTCTACACACCAATATCAAAAACGGTATATATCCaacattgaaaaacaaaaagtacCTTCACTTCTGACTTCGTAGGTCCTAGAGAGGAATGCTCGGTGGTGCTTGACATCTCAAATTCCGGAGATTCACTTAAATTCAACTGTACGTCCTGTCAACAAGTTGAGATTTAGGTTGACAATATTTAcaatgaggagcagaagtatttgcatccACTtacaaaataggtagaggtctgatatttcaatcatagatgcatttccacttatacagacaatctaaaaaaatccggaactcacattgtgtaattttttaaatttatttgtaatttattgaggttcataagtatttgtacccctgagaatcagcaatagttATAACTAGAgccgtcccgactagtcgatgtcatcgatgacgtaattgcgtcgacgggtaatgacgggttaaaattttttttaatgcggataaagtttagaatggcgggcgctcgcgatgcaagcggttgttactggcacctccaagggggccgctgttatttcaatgtgaccgccaatgtcagattgagcaaatagGAAGAAAGTggacgagcgagagagagggagcgagagagagggagttgGAAAAGTTTGTGGGTATCGCGGAGTTGAGTGGCTGCATCCcccacatttttgttttggtcaataaaagtatctaaAGAgctatccgacgcctctcggtgtttttatgcacgccgccgccttccggaGGAGGAAATCAGACGAACAGACGACAACGAACCAAGTGAATCACTGGTTCACTTGTCAGTACGGCGAGGAGttaaaaacaccgccaattaccaaaagggcagaattggtaacacctgAAAGTGGCAAAAAGCCCAAAAaccggaccagaatagccagagcctggaattatttcaaggaaaatatggagggtgccaccgtgtgtactctttgctaagctgggcTCACATACCATGGTAGCacatcggctatgaacgaacacttgaagcgcagtcactagtgggtcaacggtttgcggttcaaagccgaaccgtatgGTTCGCccagtacggttcaatacgcctttatgaaccgcgccttttcggttttgcaattaatgtattctgaacgcttgtggaatgaattgatcggcctctgtgtgcctgtgtgtgacatgaagcaccgctgtggagaaattcccgccccgcaagtaaatgtcggatcgctgtcaagcacctgtgtaatagatgcAGAGAGCGCTTACGAGAGAAGtgtaagtgaaacaagaaagaaaacaaatagcgatggggagcggaggagtggagggaccgaattttgaggaagcaccggcgtctttcaaatctgcggtgtggcaacattttggtttccccgtggactacaatgcggagggagacaaactattgagagaaaaaaaatgcaagctttgttcagcgcttgttccccatgctaatggcaacacttttatgacatgactccggcacctcagccggcatcacccacagatatcactttctcacacagatatcactttctcagggcaggacaaccccaaagatgacaccagtgaaaacacacagtgggcttcgttaatttatttgccacgcttgacccgcgttatattgttccctcgcggacatatttctccaacaacctaATCCccaacatttatgaaatggcaagcaaagccatcgaagatgattttgctaaagcacatagtttcgccctgaccactgatagttggacgtcccgtgctacagagtgctacaacctaactgtgacggtgcaCTTTAAttcttcatacctgtcaagttgtacggtctcgtcgtaatttgtacaagtgagcactgatttttaaatgtgtaagccgtacgttacgttcaaaatctgcacatttttcgtgcattacgttttttttttttcatccgttcggatttggtcaccgtttctgcaacgagaatGTTCGTtgatacgttggttgaatgacgcgagaaaagtcagacacggagagggaagagtttttgttgagacgctgtagcaatgCTAGGCGGGttaaatatttcctgactgtaaccgacagcatacaatctacgcctagataacccatgcatatagaactacatgcgaaatgacagacgcggtagcgttcgtaaacagccgccattttagagcagtaaacttttcagaaaggctctgttgaagtaaaccttccgagcgtacctaagcaactttttatctaaaatactccttaatctgcaaaatcttgacttgagtccgtctttaaaggatgaaacaatcttaaaattttcatatgtcaaaagtagacagaagagaactaatgcaaaaacgggagcaattttatcaactttaacggttgattcacaacattaaatgacctccaaacatagcaaaggttactatgtttttgggtttgtttcttCCTGCTGCTTCGCTACCCTGCAGACATCTCTCTGCTTTGCTCCTGCTTCTCATGCTTCAATcatctttttaatcatttttaatcaCCTCTAAATTACTCAGCAAGTCTTGCAATTTTCTtttaatcttgtttatatttaaaCAAAGGCTTTTTGAGCATTTTTGAGCCTTTTTAGAGTGCTTTTTTGTCTTTACTGGAACACAAGCCTGCCTTATCGCGACTGGAACTGAGGAATTCGGCTAACGGAAGCTAAGTAGCAGCAACATGCCTCCCCTGTCAATGGATGATTGCCACAAACTGCTCCAGAAGATAGCAGTACTGGAAACAAAAATCTACCGGCTTGAAGTGAATATGGAGGTAAATGGACAGctcgtcgtttgggacagccttaGTAATGAcattcaaagagttgtcagtctaccttgaaaaaaaaaagtccaggtTAACTCCATGAGAAACCACCCACACGCCACCTgaccttccaacatgacaatgatccaaagcccacagccaagctgaccgagGAGTGGCTGGGTAAAGACcacatcaaggttctggagtggccaagccagacTCCAtatctaaacccaatagaaaatttttggatggagctgaaactgtttctcaacgacagcctcaaaacccAACAGATCtaaagaagatttgtgtggaggaatgggccaaaatccccgtttccatatgtgaaagcaTCTAGCCTCTGTAATTGCTTCTGCACTAtacattagcactgattttctcgggggggggggggggggcaaatacttatgaaccccagtaaattataattgaattatagaaaaatcatacaatgccagttgcgttttttaaatttatttttttaaactatatctccataagtggaaatgcatctatgaatgACATTTTAATCCTCTATTTACTTAAGGGGTGAACtcacaaggagtgcaaatacttctgcaccTCACTGTACTTGCTACAGATTTTCTACCAATTTTTAAGCATTAGCAATCCATGAGAACATTTATTTTATCAGTTTGACTGTCTCAGTATAGCTGATGCCAAGTCGCTTTATCTTGATGTATTTTATCCATTTTGTTTGCTAACAATATAGTGTGCAATGGAACCCAGGAGAGCCAGGAAGTACTGAAAGTCCCCCAAATAAAAAGCTGCAGTGGATGGTAATGTTGTAGATTATTTCAGACTAAGAGTttatacaacttctgttattatttcaataaactcatgatgaaacaggttatcaaatagtatttaaaaaaaaaaaaaaaaaaaactttacggggtccccacaaacattgtaaaacctgacacacacccactaagctgggctgggctgtactgtatttcaagtctcgaacaattggctgaagtcagataaactgcagctttaaagcacaagcgacgcatacctccattgcagcgtctgtagatttcggagactgttgctctctggttctggagatcccaacctcaaaatattcagtcacagtggaatggcttcctccatcctgatcaacaagttgagaattcattaacaaacatcaaatgtacatctctatgcattttaagatttagccatatacaacaacaaaattccataactcagttgaatccactcactatggccgattcaaaatcacttttatcgtgatgcatttgttctttttttgactagcattttattcatttgaggattaatgaaaacaataatgtgttagggaccacatcagtgcccgacatgtcctaaacgtctcccaaattaacagctgcagtggctggtaatgttgtagattatttaagactaagggtatatacaacttctgttattatttcaataaactcatgatgaaacaggttattaaatagtatttttaaaaacaaaataaataactttacggggtccccacaaacattgtaaaacctgacacacacccactaagctgggcttgggtgtactatatttcaagactcgaacaattggctgaagtcagacaaactgtagctttaaagcacaagcgatgcatacctccattgcagcgtctgtagatttcggagactgttgctctctggttctggagatcccaacttcagaatattcagtcacaatggaatggcttcctccatcctgatcaacaagttgagaatataattcattaacaaacatcaaatgtatatctctatgcattttaagatttagccatatacaacaacaaaattccataactcagttgaatccactcactatggccgattcaaaatcacttttatcgtgatgcatttgttctttttttgactagcattttattcatttgaggattaatgaaaacaataatgtgttagggaccacatcagtgcccgacatgtcctaaacgtctcccaaattaacagctgcagtggctggtaatgttgaagattatttcagactaagggtatatacaacttctgttattatttcaataaactcatgatgaaacaggttattaaatagtatttttaaaaacaaaataaataacttcacggggtccccacaatcattgtaaaacctgacacacacccactaagctgggcttgggtgtactatatttcaagactcgaacaattggctgaagtcagacaaactttagctttaaagcacaagcgatgcatacctccattgcagcgtctgtagatttcggagactgttgctctctggttctggagatcccaacctcagaatattcagtcacagtggaatggcttcctccatcctgatcaacaagttgagaatataattcattaacaaacatcaagtgtatatctctatgcattttaagatttagccatatacaacaacaaaattccataactcagttgaatccactcactatggccgattcaaaatcacttttatcgtgatgcatttgttctttttttgactagcattttattcatttgaggtttaatgaaaacaataatgtgttagggaccacatcagtgcccgacatgtcctaaacgtctcccaaattaacagctgcagtggctggtaatgttgtagattatttcagactaagggtatatacaacttctgttattatttcaataaactcatgatgaaacaggttattaaatagtatttttaaaaacaaaataaataactttacggggtccccacaaacattgtaaaacctgacacacacacactaagctgggctgggctggactgtatttcaagtctcgaacaattggctgaagtcagacaaactgcagctttaaagcacaagcgatgcatacctccattgcagcgtgtgtagatttcggagactgttgctctctggttctggagatcccaacctcagaatattcagtcacagtggaatggcttcctccatcctgatcaacaagttgagaatataattcattaacaaacatcaaatgtatatctctatgcattttaagattaggccatatacaacaacaaaaatccataactcagttgaatccactcactatggccgattcaaaatcacttttatcgtgatgcatttgttctctttttgactagcattttattcatttgaggtttaatgaaaacaataacgtgttagggaccacatcagtgcccgacatgtcctaaacgtc from Corythoichthys intestinalis isolate RoL2023-P3 chromosome 22, ASM3026506v1, whole genome shotgun sequence encodes:
- the LOC130910538 gene encoding uncharacterized protein LOC130910538 isoform X1 translates to MEDGGSHSTVTEYSEVGISRTREQQSPKSTHAAMEDVQLNLSESPEFEMSSTTEHSSLGPTKSEVKKLDSNHSFPMDKKNLHNMGLVNYTDSDESQELSINLYQSTIPKLRRTKCMQVNSTLSRYQVGNEIDGNGELLYSTSEDSGDEYIPGTSEESDESEGLQCVDSLVKKDIIKDLFHLTNTSKASSMPSVMHVDGPSPQHIPKRQSTKRKQKSPKKGKGRQPVKKKPWKKEVLAVEKHMMSFITTCRVPRKSDCDDCLKKEQVALKNRHWSAVKFYIKNKITDLKRRV